In Achromobacter xylosoxidans A8, a single window of DNA contains:
- a CDS encoding Bug family tripartite tricarboxylate transporter substrate binding protein: MKWLSNCLAATLICAGAAAHAQDYPNKPINIVVPFTPGGVTDVMTRQIAAKLQSDLGQPVVVVNKPGAGTMIASAYVAKAPADGYTLLMAASSLGIAPSLYKNTANYDPVKDFQPVSLIASVPHVLVTGKQVQASNVKDLIAALKKDGKSATFASSGNGTSNHLEGELFAALTGLKMTHIPYKGSVPALTSLAGGEVDMLFVDIAAAQPFLDSGKVRPLAVTTKTRSSVLPDLPTVEESGLPGYDAMPWLGIVAPAGTPPAVVEKLQAALQKMKTAPDVQEQFKKMGLDALFTKPADFGAFIVSDSAKWAELIKKSGATAE; encoded by the coding sequence ATGAAATGGCTATCGAACTGCCTGGCCGCAACCCTGATCTGCGCGGGTGCCGCCGCGCACGCCCAGGACTATCCCAACAAACCCATCAACATCGTGGTGCCCTTTACGCCTGGCGGCGTCACCGACGTGATGACCCGTCAGATCGCGGCCAAGCTGCAAAGCGATCTGGGCCAGCCGGTAGTGGTGGTCAACAAGCCCGGCGCCGGCACCATGATCGCCTCGGCCTATGTGGCCAAGGCGCCGGCCGATGGCTACACGCTGCTGATGGCGGCATCGTCCCTCGGCATCGCTCCCAGCCTGTACAAGAACACCGCGAATTACGACCCGGTCAAGGACTTCCAGCCCGTGTCGCTCATCGCCAGCGTGCCGCACGTGCTGGTGACGGGCAAGCAGGTCCAGGCATCCAACGTGAAGGACCTGATAGCCGCGCTCAAGAAAGACGGCAAGTCCGCCACCTTCGCGTCCTCCGGCAATGGCACTTCCAATCATCTGGAGGGCGAGCTGTTCGCCGCGCTGACCGGCCTGAAGATGACCCACATCCCCTACAAGGGCAGCGTGCCGGCGCTGACCTCTCTGGCGGGCGGCGAAGTCGACATGCTGTTCGTGGACATCGCGGCTGCTCAGCCCTTCCTCGACAGCGGCAAGGTGCGCCCGCTGGCCGTGACCACCAAGACCCGGTCCTCGGTGCTGCCCGACCTGCCCACCGTGGAGGAATCCGGCTTGCCCGGCTACGACGCCATGCCCTGGCTGGGCATCGTGGCGCCAGCCGGCACGCCGCCCGCGGTCGTCGAGAAGCTGCAGGCAGCCTTGCAGAAAATGAAGACGGCGCCCGACGTGCAGGAGCAATTCAAGAAGATGGGCCTGGACGCCTTGTTCACCAAGCCTGCCGACTTTGGCGCTTTCATCGTCAGCGACAGCGCCAAATGGGCCGAACTGATCAAGAAGTCCGGCGCCACCGCCGAATAG
- a CDS encoding flavin-containing monooxygenase produces MHRDTPAPANPLGNDVWEATLKRALASANIPTLLMVLVHLTGDTQWLSGRYQCSRIRGLEDNDPGGLPETVQEEIREAAYSAILLNRRGQPPRLPAPTHEQLVSMLRTSIGEAVPDSYGPMIAAWLGLDPDFALAQRDAFQVPRGYRVLVIGAGVAGLCAAIRLQGAGIPYVVIEKNAEVGGTWYENRYPGAGVDTPNHIYSYSFAKHDWSRYFALQGEIQGYFESVADQHGVRANIRFNTRVESARYDEAALCWNVRTIKQDGQIEDYAADIVISAVGLLNVPKLPPIPGLESFKGPCFHTANWPEGLDLRGKNVGIIGNGASSMQVVPAIADDVRSLTVFQRSKQWAAPFEKFQKPVPQDVRFLLRDVPYYQEWYRQRLAWIFNDRVHATLQIDPQWPYPDRAINEINDKHREHFTSYIKTELGERQDLLPEVLPDYPPFGKRMLMDNGWFRTMARDHVKLVTGGIARVTESAVVSDSGNAHELDVLVVATGFDAINLLSSFKLYGRGGRSIREAWDEKGAEAFMGVAAPGFPNLFILAGPNTALGHGGSVVALLETQVRYVMGLLQQGLARAGGRFEIEVRKDRHDAYNARVQAAHDRMIWTHKGMSNWYRNAHGKVVAPTPFRNDDYWHMLRKTDMGDYHYRPAPKIGEAEPSTATRVETA; encoded by the coding sequence ATGCATCGCGATACCCCGGCCCCGGCAAACCCGCTAGGCAACGACGTGTGGGAGGCCACGCTCAAGCGTGCGCTGGCCAGCGCCAACATTCCCACGCTGCTCATGGTGCTGGTGCACCTGACGGGCGACACGCAATGGCTGTCCGGGCGCTACCAGTGCTCGCGCATCCGCGGCCTCGAAGACAACGATCCCGGCGGCCTGCCCGAAACCGTGCAGGAAGAGATCCGTGAAGCCGCGTACTCGGCCATTCTGCTCAACCGCCGCGGCCAGCCGCCCAGGCTGCCCGCACCCACGCATGAACAGTTGGTCTCCATGCTGCGCACCAGCATCGGGGAAGCGGTTCCTGACTCTTACGGCCCCATGATCGCCGCCTGGCTGGGGCTGGATCCGGACTTCGCGCTGGCGCAACGCGATGCGTTCCAGGTGCCGCGAGGCTATCGGGTCCTGGTCATCGGCGCAGGCGTGGCTGGCCTGTGCGCCGCGATCCGCCTGCAAGGCGCAGGCATTCCTTATGTGGTGATCGAGAAGAACGCCGAAGTCGGCGGCACCTGGTACGAGAACCGCTACCCCGGCGCGGGCGTGGACACACCCAACCATATCTACTCGTACTCCTTCGCCAAGCACGACTGGTCGCGCTACTTTGCCCTGCAGGGCGAGATCCAGGGCTATTTCGAAAGCGTCGCCGACCAGCATGGCGTGCGCGCCAACATCCGCTTCAATACGCGCGTTGAGTCCGCCCGCTACGACGAAGCCGCGCTGTGCTGGAACGTACGCACGATCAAGCAGGACGGCCAGATCGAGGACTATGCGGCGGACATCGTCATCAGCGCGGTAGGCCTGCTGAACGTGCCCAAGTTGCCCCCCATACCCGGCCTGGAGAGTTTCAAGGGTCCCTGCTTCCATACGGCGAACTGGCCGGAAGGCCTGGACCTGCGCGGCAAGAACGTGGGCATCATCGGCAACGGCGCCAGCTCCATGCAGGTCGTGCCAGCCATCGCCGACGACGTCCGCTCCCTGACCGTTTTCCAGCGCTCCAAGCAATGGGCCGCGCCGTTCGAGAAATTTCAGAAGCCCGTGCCCCAGGACGTCCGCTTCCTGCTGCGCGACGTGCCGTACTACCAAGAGTGGTATCGCCAGCGCTTGGCCTGGATCTTCAACGACCGGGTCCACGCGACCTTGCAAATCGATCCACAATGGCCGTATCCCGATCGCGCCATCAATGAGATCAACGACAAGCATCGCGAGCACTTCACCAGCTACATCAAGACGGAACTCGGCGAACGCCAGGATCTGCTGCCCGAGGTGCTGCCCGACTACCCGCCCTTCGGCAAGCGCATGCTGATGGACAACGGCTGGTTCCGCACCATGGCGCGGGACCACGTCAAGCTGGTCACGGGCGGCATCGCCCGGGTCACGGAAAGCGCGGTGGTGAGCGATAGCGGCAATGCGCATGAACTGGACGTGCTGGTGGTCGCGACCGGCTTCGACGCGATCAACCTGTTGTCCTCGTTCAAGCTCTACGGCCGCGGCGGACGCTCGATACGCGAGGCCTGGGACGAAAAGGGCGCCGAAGCCTTCATGGGCGTAGCCGCCCCGGGCTTTCCCAACCTGTTCATCCTGGCCGGCCCCAATACCGCGCTGGGCCATGGCGGCAGCGTCGTCGCCCTGCTGGAGACCCAGGTACGCTACGTCATGGGTCTATTGCAGCAAGGCCTGGCGCGGGCTGGAGGACGCTTCGAGATCGAGGTGCGCAAGGATCGCCATGACGCCTACAACGCGCGCGTGCAGGCCGCGCATGACCGCATGATCTGGACCCACAAGGGCATGAGCAACTGGTATCGCAACGCGCATGGCAAAGTGGTCGCGCCCACGCCGTTCCGCAATGACGACTACTGGCACATGCTGCGCAAGACGGACATGGGCGACTACCACTACCGCCCTGCGCCCAAGATTGGCGAGGCCGAGCCGTCCACCGCCACCCGCGTCGAGACTGCCTGA
- a CDS encoding patatin-like phospholipase family protein, producing the protein MPYAQKRRCLVLGCGGVTGLAWEIGILAGLARQDVDLAAADLFIGCSAGSVASAQLARGVPPMQLLATQLGGTGAEQFRPYSQQAADDKNHALYGKVGADLQLARRRIGAYALRSATPTLAERRAIIAARLGASDWPSRPLRVVAVDAHSGEGRSFSAADQVDFIDAIAASCAVPGAWPAVPIDGSAYMDGGIRSMTNADMAAGYSQVVVLAPLGFRDGNPVSGHLRHELQALREAGSQVQAVLPDEACVQAISDNVLDPARRAEAAEAGLRQATAIAQTVREVWR; encoded by the coding sequence ATGCCGTACGCGCAAAAGAGGCGCTGCCTGGTACTGGGCTGCGGCGGCGTGACCGGGCTGGCCTGGGAGATCGGCATCCTGGCGGGCCTGGCACGCCAGGATGTCGACCTCGCCGCCGCGGACCTGTTCATCGGTTGCTCCGCGGGTTCCGTCGCCAGCGCGCAACTGGCGCGGGGCGTCCCACCCATGCAGCTGCTGGCGACGCAACTGGGCGGAACAGGCGCCGAACAGTTCCGGCCGTATTCCCAACAAGCAGCCGACGACAAGAACCACGCGCTGTACGGCAAAGTGGGCGCCGACCTGCAGCTGGCACGGCGGCGCATCGGCGCCTATGCTTTGCGCAGCGCCACGCCCACACTGGCCGAACGCCGCGCCATTATCGCCGCCCGCCTCGGCGCAAGCGATTGGCCAAGCCGCCCCTTGCGTGTCGTTGCCGTCGACGCGCATAGCGGCGAGGGGCGCAGCTTCAGCGCCGCCGACCAGGTGGATTTCATCGACGCCATCGCCGCCAGCTGCGCCGTGCCGGGCGCCTGGCCGGCCGTACCCATCGACGGCTCGGCCTACATGGACGGCGGCATCCGTTCCATGACCAACGCCGACATGGCTGCCGGCTACAGCCAAGTCGTGGTGTTGGCGCCGCTGGGGTTTCGCGACGGCAATCCGGTCAGCGGGCATCTGCGGCATGAGCTGCAGGCGCTGCGCGAGGCCGGCAGCCAGGTCCAGGCCGTACTGCCCGACGAGGCCTGCGTACAGGCCATTAGCGACAACGTGTTGGACCCGGCGCGTCGTGCCGAGGCCGCCGAGGCCGGGCTGCGCCAGGCCACCGCAATCGCGCAAACGGTGCGGGAGGTGTGGCGCTAA
- a CDS encoding benzoate/H(+) symporter BenE family transporter: MNASPAGLRPADFFSPTVAALISVLVNYGGTFVLVFQAAELAGLSPAQTTSWVWAVSVGVGVTGALLSWRYKAPIITAWSTPGVAFLATVMPFTPYGEVIGAYILSALGFIVLGLSGAFEKLVRMIPGGIAAGLLAGILLQFGVNAFGGASADPLLVIVLVISYALLKRFTSRFAVVGILVIGLGLLIAQGRIDFSAVHLSLAAPVFQMPQFSLQALLGVALPLFIITLTGQYMPGMLVLRNDGYKTSASPILTVTGLGSLVMAPFGAHAFNVAAITAAICTGRDAHADPAKRYIAGLACGVFYILVGTFGVTLATLFMVLPKAFITTLAGLALLGAIGGSLANAMADARTRETALITFLATAANVTLLGVGGAFWGLVAGLTAHLLIHGGQRTLAANA; this comes from the coding sequence ATGAACGCATCGCCGGCAGGCCTGAGACCCGCCGATTTCTTTTCTCCCACCGTCGCGGCGCTGATTTCTGTGCTGGTGAACTACGGCGGCACCTTTGTGCTGGTGTTCCAGGCGGCTGAGCTGGCCGGACTGTCGCCGGCCCAGACCACTTCCTGGGTATGGGCGGTTTCCGTCGGAGTGGGCGTCACGGGCGCGCTGTTGAGCTGGCGCTACAAGGCGCCGATCATCACGGCCTGGTCCACGCCCGGCGTGGCGTTTCTTGCGACCGTGATGCCTTTCACACCCTATGGCGAGGTCATCGGCGCCTACATCCTGTCGGCGCTGGGCTTCATCGTGCTGGGCCTGTCCGGCGCTTTCGAAAAGCTGGTGCGCATGATTCCAGGCGGCATCGCCGCCGGCCTGCTCGCTGGCATCCTGCTGCAATTCGGAGTCAATGCCTTCGGCGGCGCCAGCGCCGATCCGCTGCTGGTCATCGTGCTGGTCATATCCTATGCGTTACTCAAACGCTTTACCTCGCGCTTCGCGGTGGTCGGCATCCTGGTCATCGGCCTGGGGCTCCTCATCGCGCAAGGCCGAATCGACTTCTCGGCCGTCCACCTCAGCCTGGCCGCGCCGGTCTTCCAGATGCCGCAGTTCTCGCTGCAGGCCTTGCTGGGCGTGGCCCTGCCGCTCTTCATCATCACGCTGACGGGGCAGTACATGCCCGGCATGCTGGTGCTGCGCAACGACGGCTACAAGACCAGCGCGAGCCCCATCCTGACCGTGACCGGACTGGGCTCGCTTGTCATGGCGCCGTTCGGCGCGCACGCCTTCAACGTGGCGGCGATCACCGCCGCGATCTGCACCGGCCGCGACGCGCATGCGGACCCCGCCAAGCGCTACATCGCTGGCTTGGCCTGCGGCGTGTTCTACATCCTGGTCGGCACGTTCGGCGTCACGCTGGCGACCTTGTTCATGGTTCTGCCCAAGGCCTTCATCACCACGCTGGCGGGACTAGCCCTACTGGGCGCCATCGGCGGCAGCCTGGCCAATGCGATGGCCGACGCCCGCACTCGGGAGACCGCCCTCATCACCTTCCTGGCCACCGCTGCCAACGTCACCCTGCTGGGCGTGGGCGGCGCGTTCTGGGGCCTGGTTGCCGGCCTGACCGCGCACCTGCTGATCCACGGTGGCCAGCGGACCCTGGCCGCCAACGCCTGA
- a CDS encoding serine hydroxymethyltransferase: MLIQPGTSVTNIAPPDSLALPTISALPLSQADPGIWGAIDAERRRQMHSIELIASENFVSRAVLEVQGSVLTNKYAEGYPGRRYYGGCVNADMAEEIAIERATRLFGARYANVQPHSGSQANQAVYLALLAPGDKILGLDLKAGGHLTHGSKVNMSGRWLQALSYGVDAATHLVNMDEVERIARQERPKLIIAGGSAYSRTLDFARFRAIADDVGAIFMADMAHFAGLAAAEAYPSPVPHAHVTTTTTHKTLRGPRGGMILTNDAELARKIDSAVFPGLQGGPLMHIIAAKAVALGEALQPAFRTYAHAVVENARVLCRRLAEGGLSIVSGGTDCHLGVVDLRPWGLAGNTAEQALEQVGITLNKNAVPNDAAKPAVTSGIRVGSAACTSRGMGPAEFQEIGDMILALLGGVRAGAVDARTESAIREGVAGLAKRFPLPY; the protein is encoded by the coding sequence ATGCTCATCCAACCAGGAACCTCCGTGACGAACATTGCCCCGCCCGACAGCCTCGCGCTGCCTACCATCAGCGCCCTGCCCCTGTCACAAGCCGATCCCGGCATATGGGGCGCCATCGACGCCGAACGGCGCCGCCAGATGCACTCGATCGAACTGATCGCCTCCGAGAACTTCGTCAGCCGCGCGGTGCTGGAAGTCCAGGGCTCGGTGCTGACGAACAAGTATGCCGAGGGCTACCCAGGCCGCCGCTACTATGGCGGCTGCGTCAACGCCGACATGGCCGAGGAGATCGCCATCGAGCGCGCCACGCGCCTGTTCGGCGCCCGCTACGCCAACGTGCAGCCCCACTCCGGCAGCCAGGCGAACCAGGCAGTCTATCTGGCGCTGCTGGCGCCGGGGGACAAGATCCTCGGCCTGGACCTGAAGGCAGGCGGCCACCTGACCCACGGCTCCAAGGTCAACATGTCGGGACGCTGGCTGCAGGCGTTGAGTTATGGCGTCGATGCGGCCACGCATCTGGTGAACATGGATGAGGTCGAGCGCATTGCGCGTCAGGAAAGGCCCAAGCTCATCATCGCCGGCGGCTCGGCCTACTCGCGCACGCTGGACTTCGCGCGCTTTCGCGCCATCGCCGACGACGTGGGCGCGATCTTCATGGCGGACATGGCGCATTTTGCCGGATTGGCCGCGGCCGAAGCGTACCCCTCGCCGGTGCCGCACGCGCATGTCACCACCACCACCACGCACAAGACGCTGCGCGGCCCGCGCGGCGGCATGATCCTGACCAACGACGCCGAACTCGCCCGCAAGATCGATTCGGCCGTCTTCCCCGGTCTGCAAGGCGGTCCGCTGATGCACATCATCGCCGCCAAGGCCGTGGCCCTGGGCGAGGCGCTGCAGCCCGCGTTCCGGACCTATGCCCACGCGGTGGTCGAGAACGCCCGTGTCCTGTGCCGCCGGCTGGCGGAAGGCGGGCTTTCCATCGTGTCGGGCGGCACCGATTGCCACCTTGGTGTGGTCGACCTGAGGCCCTGGGGACTGGCCGGCAACACGGCGGAACAAGCCCTCGAACAGGTGGGCATCACCCTGAACAAGAACGCCGTTCCCAACGACGCCGCCAAGCCCGCCGTCACCTCCGGCATACGCGTGGGCAGCGCCGCCTGCACATCCCGCGGCATGGGTCCGGCTGAATTCCAGGAGATCGGCGACATGATCCTGGCCCTGCTGGGCGGCGTGCGCGCCGGGGCCGTCGACGCCCGCACGGAAAGCGCCATCCGCGAGGGTGTGGCCGGGCTGGCCAAGCGCTTCCCCCTGCCCTACTGA
- a CDS encoding PLP-dependent aminotransferase family protein, which translates to MAKTFELDTLKMRMNDAELQRLDLHQRIQRALCALILDGALGPGLRLPATRGLAKSLGVARDTVENAYVQLHRDGYIVRREGSGSYVSETVGTELRGAARRRAKRDQRSAVAQPGVGLSRRGRMILDSGGVADQQVIKAFATGLPETRTFPTDVWERLQRQVLKDYRAHVLLHGDPQGAEPLRRAIAAYLNLERGAKVLPEQVLVLSSTRQALFLCAQLLADAGKPILMENPGYFGARKAFESAETRIAPIDVDAQGIRLDLLRADRGGANCVYVTPSHQYPTGVTLSLERRLDLINWAAEHGKWIIEDDYDSEFHYDGVPTACVQGLDLHQRTIYLGTFSKTLYPGLRMGYMALPPDLVDAFARARSIMDGHTPQILQLTLARFMDDGHYNSHVRAMRKLYAGRRQVLLDSLGKHLGGIVQAVRPPGGLQIPCLLERGWSEEKTIRQAEAAGLRLPGLSRLYAGEYKQQGWLLGYASLTAYEIEAAVLRLSNTLRQA; encoded by the coding sequence ATGGCAAAGACATTCGAGCTGGATACGCTGAAGATGCGCATGAACGATGCGGAACTCCAGCGGCTGGACCTGCATCAGCGTATTCAGCGGGCGCTGTGCGCCCTGATCCTGGACGGCGCGCTGGGGCCGGGCCTCAGGCTGCCCGCGACCCGCGGCCTGGCGAAGTCGCTGGGGGTGGCGCGCGACACGGTTGAAAATGCCTACGTGCAGTTGCACCGTGACGGCTATATCGTGCGCCGCGAGGGCTCGGGCAGCTATGTGTCCGAGACGGTCGGCACCGAGCTGCGAGGCGCCGCACGCAGGCGGGCCAAGCGGGATCAGCGGTCGGCCGTGGCGCAGCCCGGGGTGGGCCTGAGCCGGCGCGGACGCATGATCCTGGACAGCGGCGGCGTCGCGGATCAACAGGTCATCAAGGCGTTCGCCACGGGCTTGCCGGAAACCCGCACGTTTCCCACCGATGTCTGGGAACGGCTGCAACGCCAGGTCCTGAAGGACTACCGCGCCCATGTGTTGCTGCACGGAGACCCGCAGGGCGCCGAACCGCTGCGCCGCGCCATTGCCGCCTACCTGAACCTGGAACGCGGCGCCAAGGTCTTGCCCGAACAGGTCCTGGTACTGAGCAGCACCCGCCAGGCCCTGTTCCTGTGCGCGCAATTGCTTGCGGACGCCGGCAAGCCCATCCTGATGGAGAATCCCGGCTACTTCGGCGCCCGCAAGGCCTTTGAATCCGCGGAGACGCGCATCGCGCCTATCGACGTCGACGCGCAGGGCATACGCCTGGACCTGCTGCGCGCGGACCGCGGCGGCGCCAATTGCGTGTACGTGACGCCGTCGCACCAGTACCCCACCGGGGTGACGCTGTCGCTCGAACGCAGGCTGGACCTGATCAACTGGGCCGCGGAACACGGCAAGTGGATCATCGAAGACGACTACGACAGCGAATTCCATTACGACGGCGTGCCCACCGCCTGCGTGCAGGGCCTGGACCTGCATCAGCGCACCATCTACCTGGGCACGTTCAGCAAGACGCTGTATCCAGGGCTCAGGATGGGATACATGGCGTTGCCGCCTGATCTGGTCGACGCCTTTGCCCGCGCGCGCAGCATCATGGACGGACATACTCCGCAGATCCTGCAGCTGACGCTGGCGCGCTTCATGGATGACGGCCATTACAACTCGCACGTGCGGGCCATGCGCAAGCTGTATGCCGGCCGCCGGCAGGTGCTGCTGGATTCCCTGGGCAAGCACCTGGGCGGCATTGTGCAGGCTGTCAGGCCTCCCGGCGGCTTGCAGATCCCGTGTCTGCTCGAACGCGGCTGGTCCGAGGAAAAGACCATCCGCCAGGCCGAGGCCGCCGGCCTGCGCCTGCCCGGATTGAGCAGGCTGTACGCAGGCGAGTACAAACAGCAGGGCTGGCTGCTGGGCTATGCCTCTCTGACAGCCTACGAAATCGAAGCCGCCGTGCTGCGGCTGTCGAACACGCTGAGGCAAGCCTAG
- the serC gene encoding 3-phosphoserine/phosphohydroxythreonine transaminase has protein sequence MARSYNFSAGPAALPLEVLQEAHDEFFDFAGTGMSVMEISHRSRVFIDIARQAELDLRAILRIPDRYKVLFLQGGATLQFSQVPMNLLRGKASADYLHTGLWSGKAIEAARRYCEVRVAASSAASGFDRVPAPGEWRLDPDAAYLHYTENETVHGLQFATAPDASVPLVCDACSSLLSKPIDVSRHGLIYAAAQKNMGPAGVTVVVVDEALLDGALPITPDVLNYAYAARADSMLNTPATFSWYLTGLTLRWIRRSGGIERIHQANQAKAWLLYRAIDASDGFYLNKVLPEFRSINNVPFFLADSSLEPLFLRQAENAGLMGLKGHSHTGGIRASLYNAVDLPATAALADFMTDFLRTHG, from the coding sequence ATGGCAAGGTCTTACAACTTCAGCGCCGGCCCGGCCGCGCTGCCGCTGGAAGTGCTGCAGGAAGCGCACGACGAGTTCTTCGATTTCGCGGGAACCGGCATGTCGGTGATGGAAATCAGCCACCGCTCGCGCGTATTCATCGATATCGCCCGCCAGGCCGAACTGGACCTGCGGGCCATCCTGCGGATTCCCGACCGCTACAAGGTGCTGTTCCTGCAAGGCGGCGCTACGCTGCAGTTCTCGCAGGTGCCGATGAATCTGCTGCGCGGCAAGGCGTCGGCGGACTACCTGCACACCGGGCTCTGGTCCGGCAAGGCCATCGAGGCGGCCCGACGCTATTGCGAGGTGCGCGTGGCGGCCAGCAGCGCGGCGTCCGGCTTCGACCGCGTGCCCGCCCCCGGCGAATGGCGGCTCGATCCGGACGCCGCCTATCTGCACTACACGGAAAACGAGACAGTGCATGGCCTGCAATTCGCGACCGCGCCGGACGCATCCGTTCCGCTGGTATGCGATGCCTGCTCCAGCCTGTTGTCGAAGCCCATCGACGTATCCCGGCACGGCCTGATCTACGCCGCCGCGCAAAAGAACATGGGACCGGCCGGCGTCACGGTGGTGGTGGTGGACGAGGCCTTGCTGGACGGCGCGCTGCCCATCACGCCCGACGTGCTGAACTATGCGTACGCGGCGCGGGCGGACTCCATGCTCAACACGCCCGCCACGTTCTCCTGGTACCTGACCGGACTGACGCTGCGCTGGATCCGCCGGAGCGGCGGGATAGAACGCATCCACCAGGCCAACCAGGCCAAGGCCTGGCTGCTGTACCGCGCCATCGACGCCAGCGACGGCTTTTACCTCAACAAGGTCCTGCCGGAATTCCGTTCGATCAACAACGTGCCGTTCTTCCTGGCCGATTCCTCCCTGGAACCCCTGTTTCTGCGCCAGGCCGAGAACGCCGGGCTGATGGGGCTGAAGGGCCATTCCCATACCGGCGGCATCCGGGCCAGTCTCTATAACGCGGTCGACCTGCCGGCAACGGCCGCGCTGGCCGATTTCATGACAGACTTCCTGCGCACGCACGGCTGA
- a CDS encoding LysR family transcriptional regulator — MDFRQLRQFVVLATELNYRKAAARLHMTQPPLSVAIKRLETEIGADLFERDRLGVRLTVAGGAFLGEAKRLLEGADAALQTARDAAEGRMGALRVCAVPSAALNLLPRILPEFAQRFPHIRLRLTSGSTVGILAELQRGELDAAFLVPPASGVPGITITPLPRERLVLAVPAGHRLAGMKSARLSDLTDDALVTLAHSDSPGFAGEIVAACQRAGFHPRVLQESSHALISLPLIAGGLGVAIVPSALRRIAIDNVAYVDLADVAGEPLTYGMALAAPAQSVNPAVRWFIETAREVLGAQAP; from the coding sequence ATGGATTTCAGGCAGCTCAGACAGTTCGTCGTCCTGGCAACGGAATTGAACTATCGCAAGGCCGCCGCGCGGCTGCACATGACCCAGCCGCCGCTCAGCGTCGCCATCAAGCGGCTCGAAACCGAGATCGGCGCGGACCTGTTCGAACGCGACCGCCTGGGCGTGCGTCTCACGGTCGCCGGCGGGGCCTTCCTGGGCGAAGCCAAGCGCTTGCTGGAAGGCGCCGACGCCGCGCTGCAAACCGCGCGCGACGCGGCAGAGGGGCGCATGGGCGCCCTGCGCGTGTGCGCGGTGCCCAGCGCCGCCTTGAACCTGCTCCCGCGCATCCTGCCGGAATTCGCGCAGCGCTTTCCGCACATACGGCTGCGCCTGACCAGCGGCAGCACCGTCGGCATTCTGGCGGAGTTGCAGCGCGGCGAACTGGACGCGGCATTCCTGGTTCCACCCGCTTCCGGCGTGCCGGGCATCACGATCACCCCTCTGCCGCGAGAACGGCTGGTGCTGGCCGTGCCGGCGGGCCATCGACTGGCCGGCATGAAAAGCGCCAGGCTCTCGGACCTGACAGACGACGCCTTGGTGACCCTGGCCCATTCGGACAGCCCCGGCTTCGCCGGCGAAATCGTCGCGGCCTGCCAGCGGGCCGGATTCCATCCACGGGTCTTGCAGGAGTCGTCCCACGCCCTCATCAGCTTGCCGCTCATCGCCGGCGGCCTGGGGGTCGCCATCGTTCCGTCGGCACTGCGAAGGATCGCCATCGACAACGTGGCCTACGTGGACCTCGCGGACGTCGCGGGCGAACCGCTGACCTATGGCATGGCGCTGGCGGCGCCCGCCCAGTCCGTGAACCCCGCCGTTCGTTGGTTCATCGAGACGGCGCGCGAGGTGCTGGGCGCGCAAGCGCCCTGA